Genomic DNA from Microcaecilia unicolor unplaced genomic scaffold, aMicUni1.1, whole genome shotgun sequence:
TTGGGAGACAAAAGGGGCacagagatggatgatggacctGGAGAATAAACGTCAAATGGACAAGAGATCctagtgagtgagttaagagaagatagagGGAGGCAGAAACCAAAGCCCCAGACCAAcaagatttgaaaaataaaatgaccagacaacaaaatgtagaaaacataattttattttctagtttGTGATTAGAGTatgttggatttgaaatgtacatcctgccagagctgatgttagacatggctggggccccaaggccaaaatttgggagggaaccccaCAGCTGACCACCAGGCTGCACTTGCTTCAGCTTCCATTAGGCTTTTAGTTGCCCTAGTCACAGTCCCTTAACACCATCCCTGtaatgtgccatctttatattttgaacAGTACAGGAAtatatgcatctctttctatatctCTGGTGGTGTACTATACAACTctttgaggcttgtgcagatggggtagggatggacacagggacaaactttgtccccatgtcattctctaatccagAAGTGGCCCTTCAGATAAATTCTGTACAGCTGCCACAACAAGCTCCCACAATTTGTAAAAGTCATTTAGGACTGTTCCATTTATACCTTAAGAAAAATATCAAAGTAAATAAGATTTTATACAGTTGGGGCAAAAGTTTTTAATTTCTAGCATTATTTTCGTTTCATACATTCCAGTACTTTCAATTTGGAAACCAGCAGTAAGATCAAGCAATTGCATTTCTATATTTTAGGGGGTAAAGTCACCATATATTTTTGCTTTGAAGCATTTCACATTTGCCTCATTGAAAAATGCATGTCATCTAGTAGACACCACACCAGCATGAACATCATCATATCATTTAGGCACTATAATGGTAAATGTACATTATAACTTTGTAATTAATTCTGAACAGGTTATGCACTCCACAACAGACATTTTTTAATCTGTAGGGAAAAAACCCAATCATGAATACATTACATCATTTCACTAATATACTAAGGATATTTTGGagtattgtttttttctttgtgctgGTGCTGTATTCTCCTGACACTTATCAACTGAGTGGCAGTTATTACGCTGTCTGTGCCAAACTGTGCACATACTTCTGTCGAGCCTCAAACTGGTCAGCTGGTCGGTTGTATGGTGTCCACACTGGCTCTCCCACAAAGAGTCTCATTGCTTTCACATAATTCTACAAACCAAAAAAATTAACACTGCAATCATTTCCTTTTCTAATTAGGAtaaaaactgaaagaagcgacAAGCTGATACCTTGAGGAACTGAGTGTGTGAAATAGCTCCAAAGTATGCAACATAAATTCCATTTTGTACACATATCTCAATTTCCACTAACACTGTTAATTATAATATTTTAAAAGCTTACAACTAATAGTACAACTTTTTATAACATTTCTGTGCAGTGCGCCAGTTGCTGCCTGCTAACGCATGGGtatatttcttttattatgtAGTCCCAGGGCTACACctttaaaatttaaattaaaagtcTCAAACTCTGTGCTTCTTCTCTGGGATCAGACCCCAGTGTTATGGATCTTAGGAAAACTAAAACCTACTCAGTAACAaaaaacacaacaacaaaaaaaaaggggggggggggggggggaactacagtgggggaaataagtatttgatcccttgctgattttgtaagtttgcccactgacaaagacatgagcagcccataattgaagggtaggttattggtaacagtgagagatagcacatcacaaattaaatccggaaaatcacattgtggaaagtatatgaatttatttgcattctgcagagggaaataagtatttgatcccccaccaaccagtaagagatctggcccctacagaccaggtagatgctccaaatcaactcgttacctgcatgacagacagctgtcggcaatggtcacctgtatgaaagacacctgtccacagactcagtgaatcagtcagactctaacctctacaaaatggccaagagcaaggagctgtctaaggatgtcagggacaagatcatacacctgcacaaggctggaatgggctacaaaaccatcagtaagacgctgggcgagaaggagacaactgttggtgccatagtaagaaaatggaagaagtacaaaatgactgtcaatcgacaaagatctggggctccacgcaaaatctcacctcgtggggtatccttgatcatgaggaaggttagaaatcagcctacaactacaaggggggaacttgtcaatgatctcaaggcagctgggaccactgtcaccacgaaaaccattggtaacacattacgacataacggattgcaatcctgcagtgcccgcaaggtccccctgctccggaaggcacatgtgacggcccgtctgaagtttgccagtgaacacctggatgatgccgagagtgattgggagaaggtgctgtggtcagatgagacaaaaattgagctctttggcatgaactcaactcgccgtgtttggaggaagagaaatgctgcctatgacccaaagaacaccgtccccactgtcaagcatggaggtggaaatgttatgttttgggggtgtttctctgctaagggcacaggactacttcaccgcatcaatgggagaatggatggggccatgtaccgtacaattctgagtgacaacctccttccctccgccagggccttaaaaatgggtcgtggctgggtcttccagcacgacaatgacccaaaacatacagccaaggcaacaaaggagtggctcaggaagaagcacattagggtcatggagtggcctagccagtcaccagaccttaatcccattgaaaacttatggagggagctgaagctgcgagttgccaagcgacagcccagaactcttaatgatttagagatgatctgcaaagaggagtggaccaaaattcctcctgacatgtgtgcaaacctcatcatcaaccacagaagacgtctgaccgctgtgcttgccaacaagggttttgccaccaagtattaggtcttgtttgccagagggattaaatacttatttccctctgcagaatgcaaataaattcatatactttccacaatgtgattttccggatttaatttgtgatgtgctatctctcactgttaccaataacctacccttcaattatgggctgctcatgtctttgtcagtgggcaaacttacaaaatcagcaagggatcaaatacttatttcccccactgtatatatatatatatatatagaaaaaaaaagacagctgctAACTGCAGCCTCACAGACACTAGAGGGTGCTGTGTGATCAGAGTTGAGAAAATAATCAAACTACACATTTATAAAAGAATCAGAAATGCAAGAGCACGCATTATTGTACTGTAgcatcttagggccctgtttactaagccctgtTATAGGCgccttaacatttttaacacacattaaccatgtacatgcctacaatatccctataggcgcctacatggttaacgtgcatgctaattaaaaatactaatgcgctttagtaaacagggcccttagtttgcagGCTCGCTGTAAATATGATCAGTTTTATGTTCTGGCCAATCCCTACAaatgaacacagaaaaaaaaaattgagaaaaatgaaggcattcACAATGCTGGCTTTAAGAGTTCTTAGTATGATTAAGAGCGCAGACCACTACTGATCGCTACATTGAAACTACCTCACCTGTGCCATACACACAGAACAAAGAAAGACCTTCATCAAATAGAGAATTGACCACAGAAACTGAAATATGCAGATTAAAAACtaaactgggaaccccaagaagccagcaACACTTAAGATAAATACATTTCCTTCTTAAAGTGCTCATAATACCCAACACAACAGAAATACACAAATCACAAAGCtgacaaagaaaacaaacagcttcCATAAATAAACGAGCAAACATTTCTAGGTGAAGTAGGAGAAACAGCAACTATAGCAGCAAAATGTGTCCTGCCACCAGGACAGAAACGTAATCTGAACAGAGTATTTATCAGCCCTACAGTCTTTGAACTGTCTTTGTTATTTCTCTTTTGTACTATGTAATAATTCCTTTCACCACTTTGTGTGTTACTTGGCAACAAATGCATAAATAGTCATAGGGATGAAAATGGCAACCGAGCCAGGTGGAACCAAAAAGATCCACAATGGGCAGGAGTTACCATTAACAAAGACAGTGCAACGCTCAGTTTCACCCAAACTGATTTCAGATCAAGAGCCCCTATGCTGTCCTTgggtaaatacatattaaataaataaataaacattgagCTAGCCCTGTTTTACACACATTTTCATCCAGAGTAAAGCGATGATAAATGCCAGCAGGAAGCGTGatcatatctcctttctccaTGTAGATTCGAATCCACTTGTCCTCTTTATCTCTTACATCAAAGTATCCACTTCCATCCAGGATGTAGCGAATTTCATCATCCAGGTGTAGATGCTCTTCAAAGAATATTTTTATCTACAATGGAAGATAAACAGTTTTTCACTCTGCTTGATAACAAAATTAAGCCTGCTGTATCCAAACCTCACAACAAttttatattactagtaaaagaggcctgtttccaacagaaatgaaacaggtgctagcaaggttccaggggcccctccctccctctctcctccgagttccagctcccctcccctccgagttccatgccccccaacctgcctccctccttgtcctctgagttccaggcacccatccctatcctccgagttccaggacccccctccccccgagttacaggcccctccccttcgagttccaggtccGGCCCTCCCCTCCCGGTCGAGTTCAAGGAGCCCCCTCCCAgtcgagttccaggtccccctcccctctctctcgtccCCCTCCCGCGTCCcatgccctccgagttccatgcacccACTGTCGTCCAAGTTCCACaaccccgtgcctccctccctctctgtgtgtGACCTCCCAGTGGAAGCAGGACGTGTGTGGCAGCCCCTCCCATTCGTAAGCGCCAGCTGTTCTGTAAAACGTTTTACCTCGTGGTCCACcagcaacagtgaagtcgagcaggcacggcacggcgcttcagactgacttcacttttgccttctgtttcagctctgcctctggtcccgccctcatttcctgtttgcggaagggcaggaccagaggcacaggTGAAACAGAAGAGAAGGCAGTCTGATGCGCCTTGCCTGCTCCACTTCACTGTTGTCAGCGGACCAGGAGGTAAAATgttttaaagaacagccggcacttagCACTTATGAAGGGGAGGGGCTGCCGCACACATCCTGCTTGCActtggaggccacagagagagagggagggaggcgcggggcggtggaactcggaggagaggggggggcgtggaactcggacggcagttgaaggagggagggaggtaagggggcatggaactcagggCGGTGGAACTCCCAGGAGAGGGGGGCCGTGGAACTCggatgggagtggaaggagggagggggttatggaacTCGGGGGCCCGATTCTGtactcacctccggtggctggtgctggcttccctcccctctcacttcccattggtctgccctgtgacgtcatccccagggcagaccaatgggaactgtgttacgaacccaggcatccagtcTGAGGTGGAGGTGcaaatgcaaattattatataggattttagcTTTTAACTCAGTTGCTATACATATATTTTGTCGACAGGAATCATTTTGGTTGGTTTACAAAGAAACTGAATCATAAAATGTGCTGAAATGTAGCCCCTTTCCATGGAATTGCTCAAGGCAGGTTTAcaagcatgtaaaaaaaaaacacacacacagtcctATTTTAGACAGGTTGGTacatctcaagtttcatcagtattttagaacagaatctgccaacATAGAGCCTGTTCCAAAATACAAGGGAAGGACATTTATATACCATGCGCATGctttatataccatgtgcatgcagcataaacatccattttaacaaaacagatgtaaaaaaaaataacaatgtgCTCACAGCCAGCATATAAACGGGTATGTGCTGGCATATACATGTTATCATCTTTGTAATTTTGGAAACATAACCATTTATTATCCTGATACTCTCATAGAgaccagcaggggcatagccagacctcgcagtaggagggggccagagccaaaggtagggggggcacattttggtatatcgcaccccccccccccccccccgcagcaaataccttggctggcagggttccccaaccgctgccagcagaagccttgtccagcgccagtctctggcgccACCATGTTGCCTTCTCTGCtgtcactaaaaggagcgtgccggacatgAAGGGgaaaacagagcagggcaggcaacgtggcaaTGCCAGAGACCgccgctggacaaggcttcagctggcaggggttggggatccccgtcaGCAaatccaggggcccagaggaaattttgtgggacccaggcccctgtggccccacgtagctacgccactggagaccactttcccttgccagtttggcatttgggaggggggagggacaaaaCCACTGGGGGATTGAGGAAACCTCCTCTAATCCCTctagtggagtgctgctcaatagaAGCAGTTTGCCAAATCTCAAACATGTTTGatagcaggtgtaactcccaatGTCAGTCTTCTAAGACATAGACATTTAGTTCCCTTCTGGAATGGAGAATAAATGTATTTGCCTGCAATGCCCTTGTCTCACTCAGACACACGGTCCACACCCCCTTGACATTCACATGAATATCCCAACTTCCTAAAAATTGGGACTTAGACATTCATGCATGATAAAACATTTAAGTGCTAGTGTATGCACATCTCAAATGTGAATAGGGCttgtaaaagtacataagtaatgccacactgggaaaagaccaagggtccatcgagcccagcatcctgtccacgacagctgccaatccaggtcaatggcacctggcaagcttcccaaacgtacaaacattctatacatgttattcctggaattgtggatttttcccaagtccatttagtagtggtttatggacttgtcctttaggaaaccatctaacccctttttaaactctgctaagctaaccaccttcaccacgttctccagcaacgaattccagagtttaattatgcgttgggtgaagaaaacttttctccgatttgttttaaatttactacactgtagtttcatccatgccccctagtcctagtatttttggaaagcgtgaacagacgcttcacatccacctgttccactccactcattattttatatacctctatcatgtctcccctcagccgtctcttctccaagctgaaaagccctagcctccttagtctttcttcatagggaagttgtctcatccccgctatcattttagtcgcccttcgtgtcaccttttccaattctactttatctttcttgagatgcggcgaccagaattgaatacaatactcaaggacaGCGATAGTACATAATTCCATTATCCAAATCACAATACTCAATAAAATCAGACTATAACTCAATAAAGCACACCACAATTAAATAAATCATACTGAACAGAATATCATAAAGAAATTAGACAAAAGAGCCTTTAATCTGAGTCAGTTAAAAAGTTATCTAAGAAAATATAGATTAAAATAACCTAAAGTTAATTACATGCTAAATAAACAGccatgtgggataaacataaaggaatcctgttcagaaggaatggatcctcaggagcttaaccgagattggatagcagatccggtagtgggaggtggggctggaggttgggaggcggggatagtgcggggcagacttatacggtctgtgccagagacagtggtgggaggcgggactggaggttgggaggcagggatagtgctgggcagacttatacggtctgtgccagagccggtggtgggaggtggggatagtgctgggcagacttatacggtctgtgccagagccagtgatgggagacagggatagtgctgggcagacttacacggtctgtgccagagccggtcgtgggaggcggggatagtgctgggcagacttatacagtctgtgccagagccggtggttgggaggcggggatagtgctgggcagacttatacggtctgtgccagagccagtgatgggagacagggatagtgctgggcagacttacacggtctgtgccagagccggtggtgggaggcggggatagtgctgggcagacttatacagtctgtgccagagccggtggttgggaggcggggatagtgctgggcagatttatacggtctgtgccagagcaggtggtttggaggtggggctggtggttgggagacggggatagtgctgggcagacttatacggtctgtgccagagccagtgatgggagacagggatagtgctgggcagacttacacggtctgtgccagagccggtggtgggaggcggggatagtgctgggcagacttatacggtctgtgccagagccagtggtgggaggcggggatagtgctgggcagacttatacggtctgtgccagagcaggtggttgggaggtggggctggtggttgggagacggggatagtgctgggcagaattatacggtctgtgccctgaagagcataggtacaaatcatcaaagtagggtatacacaaaaagtagcacacatgagttgtcttgttggacagactggatggac
This window encodes:
- the LOC115459133 gene encoding 1,2-dihydroxy-3-keto-5-methylthiopentene dioxygenase-like; the protein is MVVAWYMDESQEDQRKPHQLQPNRPVSCEELRQLGVRSWKLDADSYETDPHLAWIRKEENYSWMDIITIHKDKLPNYEEKIKIFFEEHLHLDDEIRYILDGSGYFDVRDKEDKWIRIYMEKGDMITLPAGIYHRFTLDENNYVKAMRLFVGEPVWTPYNRPADQFEARQKYVHSLAQTA